tgatttttaattttaaaaactaatattaatttgttaacaaAACCTGTAGTAAGAGTAAGACTCATAccttataaagaaaatattacataaaaattaaatattcatttaatttttaagaaatatagaaatatattcagtactttatttaaaaaaaaaaagtatgaacaTTAGTAGGAAAAACATTGTGTGgggattcaaaattattttttttagtctataacctaataatacatatataaataaagtaacAATAAAACTTAAGACAATTAATAAGATTTACATATTATCTCATTTTGTAAaacaaatgtttaaaataattttactcatGTCTCATTTCCCAATTAATTCGAAActcattttcattaaaattatgcAATGGCATTTCACACAATAATTGTTTACTaactaaaatacaaggctaaacgAAACACAGTCTCAACCAAAGAAAACGGCATCACTTAAATACGAAAACCAAATGAAATGAATAAGACAATCATATTCCAAACTAGACTTCTCTGcttacaaaaaatttaattattcattcatATTACTTAGTGTAAAACTAACCTCTTCTGCTAAACTAATTTGGATTAATCATTGTAAACTTATAGTCTATAGTCTTATATGAGATGTGGACGTTAATGGGAGGGGTAGGAGTCACATTTATGAACAGTGTCCTCAAATAATTATGATACAAAACTGCGAATGAGGTCACTTCTTACGTACACTTTGCATACCAAAAAGGATTTTGACGATGGATTggtttaattaaaaactatttaatatatcctgtaattatattttttgagaaaaaaataattttaaaactttaatatctttaattattgccctaattagattttaatttttcaataattatataGCTCTTACTTAAAATttctataacattttttataaaatttttttgtCTATCTTTATTTGTCATATCACCATTTTATAATACGTTTATTTTTTCCTGTGTATCACTTTCCTTATCATAAATTATGTTGTGAGAATGTGTTTTTAAACAATACCAATCATTTTCAAGGACCTGTAataatgcatttttttctttctttaacatgtttttattaCTAGATTATTATGTGAGTTatacttggaaaataaatttaatatagagTGTGTGCTAACAAAAAATTGTCAAAAGAAAGTGTCACTAACATATGTCGGAGAATATCTAGAGGAATCTTTTGGCATGTGAGATCCCCGTGGGGAAGCTTGCTAGAAATAGCTTATAGTTGCCCAAATGAAATGAATCTGCTCCTTCAGCCCCCATATCCAAAATTGAGGATAGTTTAGAGCACTCATTTAGTTTTAAGAGTACCATGCTTCCTTTGCAACGAGGCAATGAGCTGGTTATCCAGTTTTCTAATAGTCCCCACCaccagcaacacaaaatctccGAAGATCTAATTCTGGATGATTATGCTTCTCTGAATGTCAATGATTCTAACCAAAAATTCATCACTAGTAGCAGCAGCCAACCAACAAAGAAACTTTTCTATGGGGCAAATAAAAAGAATCATGACTCAAACGAACATAAGAAGAAGATGATTCATATGGAGATTGAAAGGAAAAGGAGACAAGAAATGGCTACCTTCTATGCCTCTCTTAgatcccttctccctcttgagtTCATCAAGGTGTGAAAAACCTATGTTCgtttgttattttcttctttttctataCATTGTCTTGTAGAACTCTTTGATTAAAATCACtcaattatttctattttagtgGATACCCTTTTGGAAATCATGTTACTCCTTCATCTAATTACTagtattaacaatttttttccttaagaaTCTAAATATATTGAATCTCCTATATTTCTGTGATTCACACAATAACagctgttttttgtttttcctttttttttttggttatctGATATGGTTAAAGTTTTCTGGGTTGTTTAGGGTTATTGTGATGGTTTTTTCAGGGAAAGCGTTCAATATCTGACCACATGAACGAGGCAGCGAATTACATAAAGCACATGCAGAACAATATCAAAGAACTTGGTGCCAAGAGAGATGAAATGAAGAAACTCTCCAATCATTGCAATAATATGGAAAATAACCATGCGGGCTTGCATACATCTTGCAACTTTACTATCCATGAGAATAATGGTATTATGGGAATCGAAATCACCAGTGGCTTCAGAGAGGAAAAGCCTAAAATTTCAAAGTTACTACAGTTTTTGACTGAAGAAGGATTTGAAGTTGTTAGTTGCTTTTCAACAGAAGTCAATGGCAGATTGCTCCACAGTGTGCAGTGTGAGGTAATTAAGAAATATTCAGGGTTTGTTTTTAACTTATTCTAAAAATTTACTCTAATGTAATTTCTATATTGAACTTGATTAACAGGTTAACAATTCCAACAGCGTAGATCTATCTGAGCTGCGAAAGAAAGTttccaatgcatttccaacatttAGATGTTCTGATTAACCTTGTGGTTGGAGCTAGCTATAGCCTCACAATCTGGCCAATAACAGGAAATTTACCCATAACATGCATTTTAAACGGAGAGCTACACTATGCATGGTACTTAGAAAAATCTGAGTTTTAgtattgttattttttggaTTAATAGTTGAATGAGTTTgagtttgagaagtgaaaaagagagagggagaaagacAGAGATTCATTAAATGGAAGCTCGTTTAAATATTGGTAAAAAAATGTCAGTACTAAAACCTTAATTTTCTCAGGCTACCATAGAATTTCTCCTTTAGATATTTCTAACTTGATAGACTTTGTTTGGATGAGTTTACTTGCAAATTTTACATTGGCAACTGtccccttttctctttttgattTGGACTCTGATGCTTTGCTTGTGAATAAtgagggaagaagaaaaaatcgtTTACTTGCAACTCAAAAACGAACTTTATTCCAATTCCTTTTGTAGCTTTTCTGCAATAAAATGGATTCAGTTtctgtctttcttttttttcaaagttcACAGATGTGCGTTAATTGTTTACTTGTAAGTTTTACCTTCATTGTGTATGTAATTAAACGTAGAGTTTATGGGGTTATTTTACCACGAGAATCTCTTATCCATCATATATACGTGTGTATTTGAGATTTCtaagatatataattaaatttagcaTTCAATTTTCACCCTTCACCCTTACTGGAATTATGCCACGAACTTTGAAACGGCTTATATTGCAAGACGAGCTGTGTGATATTGAGTATAGCTTGTAGACTGTTGTCGCATGCTTGagttttgatttaaaatttagatgttAGAGGAAATTTTGTCAAACATTAGGTGTTAATTGGTATTAGGTAAAACAAGTGCATTATAGAACTACAAGTTAAacatgtcttttttttaaaggagatTTCAGTTTGATTTCTATCTCACCTTACTAAAATCAGTCTAACATCTGAAATATTACTAACAAAGATATATTGTGCCTAACGGGGGGAAAACGAAGGACTGATAAACAAAAAggttaattatgaaattaatttgtctGAAGCTTATGCTTCCCTCCCTTTACACATAAACAGCTCCAGAAATGGACAGCAATTGTAGCTGTGGAAATCACTGCAACTGTAATATTGGTGATCGCAAACTTCAGGTGATGTccacatttcaaaatcatatatatgtataacttTTTTCTATTAGGCTGATACTTTGAATCTTTAGCTTTAGAAATTCATTAATTCGATTGAAACGTACCTTGGATGCATGCGgagtgagataaaaaaaaaaaattcatatatatggCTTGCTTTCATCTCAAGTGAAGTCAATTATGTTTGCAATTAATTGTCGACTTAAGAAAAATTGTAATACGTGTATGCCTTagaatagtttttatttatcaGAAAACGATTAGTTAGGACATTGTGGCTTTGCATTGATAATATGATGTACATCATACTGATATATAgttttgataatataaaaaatcgaAATATAACTCCACAACTTTTATACTAACGTGCAGTTTAATTTTTAGTAAGCAAAAGTCATATTAAAAGAAGTAATTTTAACATCATGTTCCTCATTAGTACTATGTGATAGTGATGATATAGGTATAACATTTcataaagaaggaagaaaaatactTAAAGATGTTATAATTTGTATGCTTTCTTACTGcatgtcaaaaaaataaacttgtaTGCTTCCTGTGCCATTCTTCATTTTGTCTTTATCGTGAGTTTGCACCCCAAACAATGATTTGTGCTGTTGTGACAGTTTCCCGTACGTTAGGAATTAGTACACATTAGGTAAATAAATTCTTACATATGCTAATATATATTCAGTTGTGATAGACTGATAGAATGCTTGCAAATATGTTAACATAGTGAtcctcttatatattttttgccaAAATATGCTTTAACTTTCTGTAAAACATagtaaaatttaagttttaatctttcaataaagaaattttattggttttatacctcatatatttttttaagcagTCTTCATCATCACTCttgttgatgattgtatacTAGTATATATACACATTTCAATATATCATGTTACACGTTActgcaaaataataattaatatgatataagCAGATATGTGCcacatcattaattaataattaaatgatgatatggatcattttaaaaaataaaaataacatttatgaagatcaaaacaaacaatataatttttgaaagattatttttttaaaaccaaattgaaggattaattaaaactaaaattaattatatatatgtatatacatttacaataaataaaaatatatttgaatctatattttctcttttttcttaacaaaataAATCTAATGGTAATACTTAAGTAattattaatagtattaatattaaattagaataCAAAATTCGTTTAAATTAGTTCATAAAATTAACTCACACGGCGTGAAATTCATCTTTAAAAATGTGAACCCTGCGTAGCTAGCTCTATAGGAGTTTTGTTGGTTGAAACAAATGATGGACagtaaatcatttaataatttcaaaatttcttcaAAGTTTAAGaatataacaaaatgaaagaatttattatagcaattaaaaacattaagggattaattttaaacaaaaaaaacttgaagaatAAAATCGTTAAtcataatagaataaaatagataaataaataaatgtacttttaaaaaaatgttatatataaaaagtaaagaaaactATAGGTCAGGAGGACCCTCCCTTGCTTTCTTCTCTGAAGCCTCTCTAATTTTTTGTATCTCGCTGTCATTTGGCTTCCTCTCTCTAATGTGTCTgttctccttttattttttttggcttatATAAAGAGAGGAGGGATAGCGAGGACATAAGTTTCCCTAGCTAGGTGAATACATAAGCTATGGTTAATCAATTGAATGTAACGAGTTTAATATATTACCAACATGCATGAGTGGCCAGTTGAATGTCTTGAGCAATAACTAACGCTCTAGCAATTAGCTAGACCTCAAGCAGAAGTCGCAAACATTGTATTCTGTCTGCCTATAACGTGATTATGAAAATAATGTATGGGTGGCTTTATTGCTAGGTCAAATGATTATCATCTCTGTCCCTTCAAAGTAAGATTGCTTCTCTTATATGTTAATTTGGGAGTATAAACACCTATTTCTGTGGTGGTATAAGTAGTTACAGAATGCATCTAAATTGAGAAAAGAGTGCATCTCAGTGTAAACATAAATATTTGTtctcaaattatttatatagcTTGATGAATATACCAATATTGTTTTGGTGATCGATAATTTACTTACCCATATTTGGATTGAAACCATTTGAGATATGGTCTTAAATGagaatatatatgattaaatgGTCAGAAATCCaactaagttttatttaaagGCAAAGTTTTGAAGCCCTCCCCTGATATCGAGAATATTGGACTTAATGAATACAAAATTTCTTAAGGTTTATCATGATGTACTTTTTTGGTCTGGTATTTCACGTACACAATATTGGTTCAGGGCCCCAGATCTCTGCTAAATACACTTTGTGGTGGAATTAAGTTCAATATATAACCCTAGTCCTACATAAATATGCTTTATGTTTTTGCTTCTGTCGCTTAGATTTCTCAACTGAACCCAATTATTTAAAGCATGAAGAGATAAATGATGtttgacaatttaaaaaaaaaaattatcaagaaaGCCTACATTTGAGAAGCTAAACGGCGATAGATCTCAGATTTTTTTGTTGGTGAATAATAGATCTCAGAATTTGATACTTATACATAGAATCTGCTAGTCTCTCCATCATATTTATCCGTTAGGTAATGTTCTTAATAAAGTTGCACAAAAGAACAACGGAAATAAATCtaaagttacaaaatatattttcagtACACAACTGCATTTTATTTGGCCATAAGGAATTAGGGCAGAAGAAGGTATCCGGGAAAAATGAGAGTTAAAATTTTGGTATGAGAAAATGGAGCAGAAGAGAGTGGCTGCAAAAAATAGAGGATTGAAGTTTTTAGATGGGAAAGTGAGATGAAGAAAGGTGGAAAAAAGAAACTGGCTTGGAGTCTTTAGAAGGAAAAGTGGGGCAGAGTTtttagaaggaaaagaaaatagaagattgAAGTTTTGCGAAGGAAAAGTGGTGTGGAAAAAGctgaataaaaaatacaatcaattacattaattatcttataagtcgctttctttcttccctctatgattttttattatataatttcatatacAAAATTCTTGTACCAATTCAATTTCTCAACAAAATGTAGTGGGTGTGAAGGATCCTAtagattataaaaagaaaaatgaacatAATTATTAAGATAACAATCCATAAAAGAATACAATTACGCCATTTGGCATTCAATTGCTTCATGGCCCCTAGTGATTTAAAGTGGTGGTGTTGTACATTATTGGACATGTATACAAATATATAagcttaaatataaatatatcataataatatGGAGTAAAGGAGGCTTTAACCTCCTTCCACGTGTATTCATTTAAATGCGGCCCAATAAGACTGAATGACCCACTTTGAAGagatttgtgttatttttaggcccaaacaaaagatatctggtgttttcatttcattttctgatAAAAGTAGTTACTAAGTCAAATTCCCCTCTAATACTATATGGTAAGTCAGTGTGTACAATTCAAACAAACGATGTAAATACCCATGTAATATACGAACCATAGacagaaaaaaaacataaacttttTTCTATTTCGTCTCAAATCATGATCTGACACCAACACTGACTCCTTTAGCCCACAGATGTTATATCGATGAAACGCAATTCTGCACACTCCAAAGCACGATTTGGAAGATGCAAATTATAATCTAAACATGATTGAATAAGAAGGATGTTCATTGCTGTTTGGTTCAAAATCCATTAGCAGTTTAGCACTAGTCTTGCATTTAGGAAACTCTTCCATCTCATTTGCTATTAATTGAGCTAGACAAGGCGTGCAAAGCAAAATAATACCCATTTTCAATACAAATTCTCGGAAATCCTCGGATTTTGAGAGCAAAGACAAATTTTAGAGGTGGCAGGGGAAGACGTCAGAGCTTTTACAGTGTCTCAGATCAGCAGCTTGTAAACAAATTTGAGTCCTAACAATGATCAATGATGATTGAACTATTGCAATAAATCTTAAAGCAGATGATAAAAATAGTATTTACACAAGTTATTTAAGTTCTACATGGGCGAACTCACCCACAACACAAGTGAGGTATGAAGATGACCTTATTTTAGTCCTGAAGTCACGAAATCCCCACCACAGTTTAAAAGAGACAATTTATTTCAGGTTGAAGCAAATTGAGTCATGGGGTCAATTTCCTTTCACCTTTTAGTTCATTGCAGCAGTTGATAATTTAGCATGCAATTTgaggtttttaaaaaacaccATTATAGTATAGTATTTATTTCCTTAATAGTATTTACCAAAATATACAATCTTTGATGTCACATGCAACTGCATACAAGGAAGTGTGCCTCGTTTCTCTATTGCAGCGATTAACACATAATCACATGAGAAAAGCTTATAGATAGATTCTGCTTCAAAGAATTTAACCATTTAAAATTCCAATGTTCTGTTACAGCTGGTATCACCAACATGGCTCTTCCACCTAGGAAGAAAACTGATGGATACAAACTGTAAGGCCTAGTCAAATTCTACAAAAGCAGTGTAAACAGTAATGGACCACAACAAAAGAATAACTTCTGTAGTATACAAAAGGTATGCTGCTATTTCACTTCCACAAGAGATTGCAAACTACAAAGATGGCCTCAGTCCTCACCACAAGAACAAGGGCCATAATTTCCAAAAGATGAACATCAATTAATGTATGCCTATAAGTCCATCAAAAAAATACCTGAAGTAGGTGAATCTAATGTGCACAGATCAAACATTACTGATCCACAATGGTATCAAGACACAAGTggttaaaaacaatttaaaaaatgataacaaaagaaAGTGAACTCAAATGGTAAGAGCATAGCTTTCCCCTCCTAAATCCCTATACATTGTTTCTG
The Glycine max cultivar Williams 82 chromosome 16, Glycine_max_v4.0, whole genome shotgun sequence genome window above contains:
- the LOC100780888 gene encoding transcription factor bHLH118, producing MLPLQRGNELVIQFSNSPHHQQHKISEDLILDDYASLNVNDSNQKFITSSSSQPTKKLFYGANKKNHDSNEHKKKMIHMEIERKRRQEMATFYASLRSLLPLEFIKGKRSISDHMNEAANYIKHMQNNIKELGAKRDEMKKLSNHCNNMENNHAGLHTSCNFTIHENNGIMGIEITSGFREEKPKISKLLQFLTEEGFEVVSCFSTEVNGRLLHSVQCEVNNSNSVDLSELRKKVSNAFPTFRCSD